In Mustela nigripes isolate SB6536 chromosome 10, MUSNIG.SB6536, whole genome shotgun sequence, one DNA window encodes the following:
- the MYOG gene encoding myogenin, whose protein sequence is MELYETSPYFYQEPHFYDGENYLPVHLQAFEPPGYERAELSLSPEARGPLEDKGLGTPEHCLGQCLPWACKVCKRKSVSVDRRRAATLREKRRLKKVNEAFEALKRSTLPNPSQRLPKVEILRSAIQYIERLQALLSSLHQEERDLRYQAGGGPQPGVPSECSSHSASCSPEWGSTLEFGPNTADHLLTADPADAHNLHSLTSIVDSITVEDVSVAFPDETMPN, encoded by the exons ATGGAGCTGTATGAGACCTCCCCCTACTTCTACCAGGAGCCCCACTTCTATGACGGGGAGAACTACCTGCCCGTCCACCTCCAGGCCTTCGAGCCGCCGGGCTACGAGCGGGCCGAGCTCAGCCTGAGCCCCGAAGCGCGAGGGCCCCTCGAGGACAAGGGCCTGGGGACCCCCGAGCACTGCCTGGGCCAGTGCCTGCCGTGGGCGTGCAAGGTGTGTAAGAGGAAGTCGGTGTCGGTGGACCGGCGGCGCGCGGCCACGCTGAGGGAGAAGCGCAGGCTCAAGAAGGTGAACGAGGCGTTCGAGGCTCTGAAAAGGAGCACCTTGCCCAACCCCAGCCAGCGGCTGCCCAAGGTGGAGATCCTGCGCAGTGCCATCCAGTACATCGAGCGCCTGCAGGCCTTGCTCAGCTCCCTCCACCAGGAAGAGCGGGACCTCCGCTACCAGGCTGGCGGCGGGCCCCAGCCAGGG GTGCCCAGCGAATGCAGCTCCCACAGCGCCTCCTGCAGTCCAGAGTGGGGCAGCACCTTGGAGTTTGGCCCCAACACAGCAG ATCACCTGCTCACAGCTGATCCTGCCGACGCCCACAACCTGCACTCGCTCACCTCCATTGTGGACAGCATCACAGTGGAAGACGTCTCTGTGGCCTTCCCGGATGAAACCATGCCTAACTGA